The Candidatus Brocadiaceae bacterium genome contains a region encoding:
- the amrS gene encoding AmmeMemoRadiSam system radical SAM enzyme, whose product MDTSAEAVLYEEGDHQAVDCFLCSHRCHIAAGRTGFCRVRRNIDGRLISLVYGRLAARHLDPIEKKPFYHFLPGTTAYSIATPGCNFRCPFCQNWQISQIDAVSVLQGLPCVPPQDVVDEAAARGAAGISYTYTEPTIVMEYALDCVRLARQRGLKNSFVTNGYQSPEAVEAMTGLIDAANVDLKAFSDDFYRTQCSARLQPVLDAIAAMHRAGIHVEVTTLLIPGANDSPGELRELADFLAGLSPDIPWHISRFHPDYRATDLPPTPLETMRTAEQAGREAGLNYVYLGNVPTPEGQTTRCPGCGGVLIRRKGFSRPEIRLTEPRCPQCGRDVPIVLESPATNRHSSSSGSR is encoded by the coding sequence ATGGACACATCGGCAGAGGCCGTCCTGTATGAGGAGGGCGACCATCAAGCGGTCGACTGCTTCCTCTGCAGCCACCGGTGCCACATCGCCGCGGGCCGGACGGGATTCTGCCGCGTGCGCCGGAACATCGACGGCAGGCTCATCAGCCTGGTCTACGGCCGGCTGGCCGCGCGTCACCTCGACCCGATCGAGAAGAAGCCCTTCTATCACTTCCTGCCCGGAACGACGGCCTACTCCATCGCGACGCCCGGGTGCAACTTCCGCTGCCCGTTCTGCCAGAACTGGCAGATCTCCCAGATCGACGCCGTCTCCGTCCTCCAGGGCCTGCCCTGCGTGCCCCCGCAGGACGTGGTCGACGAGGCGGCGGCCCGGGGCGCCGCCGGCATCTCCTACACCTACACCGAGCCGACCATCGTCATGGAGTACGCGCTGGACTGCGTACGGCTGGCCCGGCAGCGCGGCCTCAAGAACAGCTTCGTCACGAACGGCTACCAGTCGCCTGAGGCCGTCGAGGCGATGACGGGCCTGATCGACGCCGCCAACGTCGACCTGAAGGCGTTCTCCGACGACTTCTACCGCACCCAGTGCAGCGCGCGGCTCCAGCCGGTGCTGGACGCCATTGCGGCCATGCATCGGGCCGGCATCCACGTCGAGGTGACGACGCTGCTGATACCGGGGGCCAACGACTCCCCGGGGGAACTGCGGGAGCTGGCCGACTTCCTGGCCGGCCTGTCGCCGGATATCCCATGGCATATCTCGCGTTTCCATCCCGATTACCGTGCGACCGACCTGCCGCCGACCCCGCTGGAGACCATGCGGACGGCCGAACAGGCGGGCCGGGAGGCCGGGCTGAACTACGTCTACCTGGGCAATGTGCCGACGCCGGAGGGGCAGACGACCCGCTGCCCCGGCTGCGGGGGCGTGCTGATACGTCGGAAGGGCTTCTCTCGCCCTGAGATACGTCTGACCGAGCCCCGTTGTCCACAGTGCGGCCGAGATGTGCCCATCGTACTGGAGTCGCCGGCGACGAACCGGCATTCGAGTTCCAGCGGGAGCAGGTGA
- the tpx gene encoding thiol peroxidase: protein MLEEHTGLVTMKGDPVVLLGPRLKVGDPAPEFTAVDKNWKEFRLNRSWGNVILISAVPSVDTGVCSVQTKRFNEAAASLPGDVVMLSISQDLPFALTRFCSAEGVERLRVLSDHVTADFGTSYGVLIKGMRLLARSIFVIDREGRLAYMELVPEITEHPDYEAALAALRTLTP, encoded by the coding sequence ATGCTTGAGGAACATACCGGGCTGGTCACGATGAAGGGAGATCCGGTGGTGCTGCTCGGGCCGCGCCTCAAGGTCGGCGATCCGGCTCCGGAGTTCACCGCCGTCGACAAAAACTGGAAGGAGTTCCGCCTGAACCGGTCCTGGGGCAACGTCATCCTGATCAGCGCCGTCCCCAGCGTGGACACCGGCGTCTGCTCGGTCCAGACGAAGCGCTTCAACGAGGCCGCCGCCTCCCTGCCCGGCGACGTCGTCATGCTCTCGATCAGCCAGGACCTGCCCTTCGCGCTGACGCGCTTCTGCAGTGCCGAGGGTGTCGAGCGCCTGCGCGTCCTCTCCGACCACGTGACCGCCGATTTCGGCACCTCCTACGGCGTGCTCATCAAAGGGATGCGGCTGCTGGCACGGTCCATCTTCGTGATCGACCGCGAGGGCCGCCTTGCCTACATGGAACTGGTGCCGGAGATCACGGAGCATCCGGACTACGAGGCGGCGCTGGCGGCCCTGCGCACACTGACGCCCTAA
- a CDS encoding ferredoxin: protein MKATVSDDCIACGLCCDTCPEVFEMGEEFAEVIVDEVPEAAEEACRQAAEECPTEAIVLEED, encoded by the coding sequence ATGAAAGCCACTGTATCGGACGACTGCATTGCCTGTGGGCTCTGCTGTGACACGTGCCCGGAGGTCTTCGAGATGGGCGAGGAGTTCGCCGAAGTGATCGTTGACGAGGTGCCCGAGGCCGCCGAGGAAGCGTGCCGCCAGGCCGCCGAGGAGTGCCCGACCGAGGCGATCGTCCTGGAAGAGGACTGA
- a CDS encoding alpha/beta fold hydrolase: MGVVRSVYHWLVRAALVAATALICFNSAAADAVARSPDLGIRPIRIDRGRLRGCLLLHGWLSTPLDFGDLPRALDEAGWDVHVPLHPGHGRRPADMAGVTGEQLLASARDHYRDMRARYGDVALIGFSMGGTIAMILASEEPPERMVLVAPFCDVCHKWYYGLRAQTWWRLLSPFVQYVVRPPGLTRLNRPDGRDRIVAYRAYPATALGALMEIRRRARTDVVPGTLAMPVLLVHSSADETCSWTAARRVVAQMPRAVLPEAGFHRSNHHLLHDHERAEAVAEIVRFLSARETP, translated from the coding sequence ATGGGCGTCGTGCGCAGCGTCTACCACTGGCTTGTGCGGGCGGCCCTGGTGGCCGCCACGGCCCTGATCTGCTTCAACTCGGCGGCGGCGGACGCTGTGGCCCGGTCGCCCGATCTGGGCATCCGGCCGATTCGCATCGACCGCGGCCGCCTGCGCGGCTGCCTTCTCCTGCACGGCTGGCTGAGCACTCCGCTGGACTTCGGCGACCTGCCCCGCGCCCTCGACGAGGCGGGATGGGACGTCCACGTTCCCCTCCACCCGGGCCACGGACGCCGTCCGGCGGACATGGCCGGCGTGACCGGGGAGCAGTTGCTGGCGTCCGCGCGGGATCACTACAGGGACATGCGGGCCCGCTACGGCGACGTTGCGCTGATCGGCTTCAGCATGGGCGGCACGATCGCCATGATCCTGGCCTCCGAGGAGCCCCCCGAGCGCATGGTGCTGGTGGCGCCGTTCTGCGACGTGTGCCACAAGTGGTACTACGGGCTGAGGGCGCAGACGTGGTGGCGCCTGCTCTCGCCGTTCGTTCAGTACGTTGTGCGGCCTCCCGGGCTGACGCGTCTGAACCGGCCGGACGGCCGCGACCGGATCGTCGCCTACCGCGCCTATCCCGCCACGGCCCTCGGGGCGCTCATGGAGATCCGGCGACGCGCCCGCACGGACGTCGTCCCCGGCACGCTGGCGATGCCGGTGCTGCTGGTGCATTCCTCGGCCGACGAGACGTGCTCGTGGACGGCGGCGCGGCGGGTCGTTGCGCAGATGCCGCGCGCCGTTCTGCCGGAGGCCGGTTTCCACCGCTCGAACCACCACCTCCTGCACGACCACGAGCGGGCCGAAGCCGTTGCGGAGATCGTGCGGTTTCTGTCAGCGCGTGAGACACCATAG
- a CDS encoding 4Fe-4S binding protein has translation MATQSPRWPCRVRRTVQVLAFLAFLALLVGAPALAAADRRADWPMRLSAYDGIGASVAAWRVLTAFWPGLLLLAAALLVGRWFCGWVCPLGAALDAADAVIGRLKGRGPRAADRPDDADFEHVRGRRFKYYLLAAALTAAFAGLTWFALFDPLSIASRGFILGVHAGVRRAAGAAPEPVVRLHAATCLLLLTVLGLGLIRRRFWCRYLCPLGAMHALAARAAPARRSVSEACTECGCCAAACPMGCISPDGRRTLHDECVLCLQCQPVCPTDAIRFLRGAHEARPPEVDLTRRGALTAALAGAVTYPLMRIRPEWAHAKGDPLIRPPLVGRDPEAFLGLCVRCGQCMRVCPTQVIQPAGLEAGVESLWTPRLRFRPGYCEYDCDLCGRACPTGAIPAFTPARKHATAAGLAAVDRTRCIPWRAYGRREEPGFTADGHNCGVCESVCPVPGKAIGFRRVRVGGEELLLPFVRAELCTGCGRCEAACPLPGPAAVRVTAGWRELAAPGGG, from the coding sequence GTGGCAACGCAGAGCCCCCGATGGCCGTGCCGGGTCCGGCGCACTGTGCAGGTCCTGGCGTTCCTTGCCTTCCTGGCCCTCCTGGTGGGGGCACCGGCGCTGGCGGCCGCCGACCGGCGGGCGGACTGGCCGATGCGCCTGAGCGCGTACGACGGCATCGGCGCGTCGGTCGCCGCGTGGCGCGTTCTGACGGCGTTCTGGCCCGGACTCCTCCTGCTGGCGGCCGCGCTGCTGGTGGGACGATGGTTCTGCGGCTGGGTGTGCCCGCTGGGTGCGGCGCTGGACGCCGCCGACGCCGTCATCGGCCGGCTGAAGGGCCGTGGCCCGCGCGCGGCCGATCGGCCGGACGACGCCGACTTCGAGCACGTGCGCGGCCGGCGGTTCAAGTACTACCTGCTGGCGGCCGCGCTGACGGCGGCGTTCGCCGGGCTGACCTGGTTCGCTCTGTTCGATCCGCTGAGCATCGCTTCGCGGGGCTTCATCCTCGGCGTGCACGCCGGCGTGCGGAGGGCGGCGGGGGCGGCCCCCGAGCCGGTCGTGCGGCTCCATGCGGCCACGTGTCTCCTGCTGCTGACCGTCCTGGGGCTGGGGCTCATCCGGCGGCGCTTCTGGTGCCGCTACCTCTGTCCGCTGGGCGCGATGCACGCCCTGGCGGCCCGGGCGGCGCCGGCGCGACGCTCCGTCAGCGAGGCGTGCACCGAATGCGGGTGTTGCGCGGCCGCCTGCCCGATGGGCTGCATCTCGCCCGACGGACGGCGCACGCTTCACGACGAATGCGTGCTCTGCCTGCAGTGCCAGCCCGTCTGCCCGACGGACGCGATCCGGTTCCTTCGGGGCGCGCACGAGGCGCGCCCCCCCGAGGTGGACCTGACGCGGCGCGGTGCACTGACGGCGGCCCTGGCGGGTGCGGTGACCTACCCGCTGATGCGCATCCGCCCGGAGTGGGCGCACGCAAAGGGCGACCCGCTGATCCGCCCCCCGCTGGTCGGGCGCGATCCGGAGGCCTTCCTGGGGCTCTGCGTGCGCTGCGGGCAGTGCATGCGCGTCTGCCCGACGCAGGTCATCCAGCCGGCCGGGTTGGAGGCGGGCGTCGAGTCGCTCTGGACGCCCAGGCTCCGGTTCCGGCCCGGGTACTGCGAGTATGACTGCGATCTGTGCGGACGCGCCTGCCCGACCGGCGCCATCCCGGCGTTCACGCCGGCCCGCAAGCATGCGACGGCCGCGGGCCTGGCCGCCGTGGACCGCACGCGCTGCATCCCCTGGCGCGCCTACGGGAGGCGAGAGGAGCCGGGCTTCACGGCCGACGGGCACAACTGTGGAGTCTGCGAGTCGGTCTGCCCGGTGCCCGGGAAGGCCATCGGTTTCCGGCGCGTGCGGGTCGGCGGCGAGGAGTTGCTTCTGCCCTTCGTGCGGGCCGAGCTGTGCACGGGCTGCGGCCGGTGCGAGGCCGCCTGCCCCCTGCCGGGTCCGGCTGCGGTGCGTGTCACGGCCGGGTGGCGCGAACTCGCCGCGCCGGGTGGGGGATGA
- the lpxB gene encoding lipid-A-disaccharide synthase, whose product MAPLSVLLGVGDVSGDLHAARLMRAMRRLEPDVRFVGLGMTRMAEEGLHELSADWERGSAMWMHNVARLNRHHRRLMTCCDYIDREGVDLVLPMDFGGFNLYLSREGTRRGLPVFYYIPPQVWAHAAYRLKKLRRWVTLAGLIYPFEPPLYERYGVPARFIGHPLFDEIAENPPSPAAVERLRARFGAQLVGLFPGSRLQEVRAHMPMLEAACRMIRTAVPDAAFVLRCPPALRAMAAALIRDERLIVLVDDVTPLELARAARICLTKSGTITLEIASQGTPMVVFYRCTPFLLFIAYGIASSPWVTLVNTLAGREVCAEKVMRRDEPDWLARQGLRLLQDAEAYEACRRGMAEALSGFAVPGASVRAAETALSLL is encoded by the coding sequence ATGGCACCTCTGAGCGTTCTTCTTGGCGTCGGCGACGTTTCGGGCGATCTGCACGCCGCCCGGCTCATGCGTGCGATGCGCCGCCTGGAGCCCGACGTCCGGTTCGTGGGGCTGGGCATGACGCGCATGGCCGAGGAAGGCCTTCACGAACTCTCGGCCGACTGGGAGCGCGGCAGCGCCATGTGGATGCACAACGTGGCCCGACTGAACCGCCACCACCGCCGGCTGATGACCTGCTGCGACTACATCGATCGGGAAGGCGTGGACCTGGTGCTGCCGATGGACTTCGGTGGGTTCAACCTGTATCTGAGCCGCGAGGGGACGCGACGGGGCCTGCCCGTCTTCTACTACATCCCGCCCCAGGTGTGGGCTCACGCGGCCTACCGGCTGAAGAAGCTGCGCAGGTGGGTCACGCTGGCCGGGCTGATCTACCCGTTCGAGCCGCCGTTGTACGAACGCTACGGGGTCCCCGCGAGGTTCATCGGCCATCCGCTGTTCGACGAGATCGCGGAGAACCCGCCCTCGCCGGCGGCCGTCGAGCGCCTGCGTGCACGATTCGGCGCCCAACTGGTGGGCCTGTTCCCCGGCAGCCGGCTCCAGGAGGTGCGCGCGCACATGCCCATGCTCGAGGCCGCCTGCCGCATGATCCGGACGGCCGTGCCGGACGCGGCCTTCGTCCTGCGCTGTCCGCCTGCGCTGCGCGCGATGGCGGCGGCCCTGATCCGCGACGAACGTCTGATCGTGCTCGTGGACGACGTTACACCGCTGGAACTGGCGCGGGCCGCCCGCATCTGCCTGACCAAGTCCGGCACGATCACCCTGGAGATCGCCAGTCAGGGCACACCGATGGTCGTCTTCTACCGATGCACGCCGTTCCTGCTCTTCATCGCCTACGGGATCGCCAGCTCGCCCTGGGTGACGCTGGTGAACACGCTGGCCGGGCGGGAGGTCTGCGCCGAGAAGGTGATGCGGCGCGACGAGCCCGACTGGCTTGCGCGGCAGGGGCTGCGCCTGCTGCAGGATGCCGAGGCATACGAGGCGTGCCGGCGCGGAATGGCGGAGGCGCTGAGCGGCTTTGCCGTGCCCGGCGCGTCGGTCCGGGCGGCCGAGACGGCGCTCTCGCTGCTGTGA
- a CDS encoding TIM barrel protein, whose translation MFRVFAAGPIRVKAGFEESVELAARFGFDGVAIDPGYARSAGPETVVRMLRERGLQAGPWGLPIKLLGPEAEYRAQLEDLPAVAECCGRIGALRASTWVPCASDESPYAELFDLLLSRVREIAAVLDAHGGRLGLEFVGPATLRAGKKYEFIHTMDQMLTLCRAVPTGNVGLLLDAFHLFTSGGRMDDVLALSDPQIVNVHVNDGIGGVPAEEQLDGVRELPNAGGAFDCARFLANLKRIGYTGPVIVEPFCSRLAGMPAEDAVRATKEALDGVWPD comes from the coding sequence ATGTTTCGCGTGTTTGCCGCAGGCCCGATCCGGGTCAAGGCCGGCTTCGAGGAATCCGTCGAACTGGCCGCTCGGTTCGGCTTCGACGGGGTGGCGATCGACCCGGGCTACGCACGGTCCGCCGGGCCGGAGACCGTCGTGCGGATGCTCCGGGAGCGCGGCCTGCAGGCCGGGCCTTGGGGCCTGCCGATCAAGCTGCTCGGGCCCGAGGCGGAGTACCGGGCGCAGCTCGAGGACCTGCCGGCCGTTGCCGAGTGCTGCGGCCGCATCGGCGCGCTCCGCGCGTCCACGTGGGTGCCCTGCGCCTCCGACGAGTCGCCCTATGCGGAGTTGTTCGACCTGCTTCTGAGCCGTGTGCGCGAGATTGCGGCGGTGCTGGACGCCCACGGGGGGCGGCTCGGCCTGGAGTTCGTCGGCCCGGCCACCCTGCGCGCGGGCAAGAAGTACGAGTTCATCCACACGATGGACCAGATGCTCACGCTGTGCCGCGCCGTGCCCACCGGGAACGTCGGCCTGCTGCTGGACGCCTTCCACCTGTTTACCAGCGGCGGCCGGATGGACGACGTGCTGGCGCTCTCGGACCCGCAGATCGTCAACGTACACGTCAACGACGGCATCGGCGGCGTGCCGGCCGAGGAGCAGCTCGACGGCGTTCGCGAGCTGCCCAACGCGGGCGGCGCGTTCGACTGCGCACGCTTCCTGGCGAACCTGAAGCGGATCGGCTACACGGGCCCGGTCATCGTCGAGCCGTTCTGCAGTCGCCTGGCCGGGATGCCCGCCGAGGACGCGGTTCGCGCCACCAAGGAGGCACTTGACGGCGTCTGGCCCGACTGA
- the ilvE gene encoding branched-chain-amino-acid transaminase yields the protein MGRKIYIDGEFYEKDKARISVFDHGLLYGDGVFEGIRAYNGRIFRCRAHVDRLYESARAIALDIPMTRDEMAAKLREALEVNGLTDAYIRLVVTRGVGDLGLDPNKCARPSIIIIADSITLYPPELYSRGLDVVTVSTLRNHPNALSPRIKSLNYLNNILAKIEGLQAGVSEAIMLNQEGYVAECTGDNIFIVRQGALLTPGLHTGMLDGITRGVVIELARKAGIEVRETILTRFDLFVADECFLTGTAAEIIPVVRIDGRSIGDGKPGPITGRLLGMFRELTRNGGE from the coding sequence GTGGGACGCAAGATCTACATTGACGGGGAGTTCTACGAGAAGGACAAGGCGCGCATCTCCGTGTTCGATCACGGCCTGCTGTACGGTGACGGGGTCTTCGAGGGCATCCGCGCCTACAACGGACGCATATTCCGCTGCCGGGCCCACGTCGACCGCCTCTACGAGTCTGCCCGGGCCATCGCCCTCGATATCCCGATGACCAGGGACGAGATGGCGGCCAAGCTGCGGGAGGCCCTGGAGGTCAACGGCCTGACCGACGCCTACATCCGGCTGGTCGTGACCCGCGGCGTGGGCGACCTGGGGCTGGACCCCAACAAGTGCGCCCGCCCCTCGATCATCATCATCGCCGACAGCATCACGCTGTACCCGCCGGAACTCTACAGCCGGGGCCTCGACGTGGTCACCGTCTCCACGCTGCGCAATCACCCGAACGCCCTGAGCCCGCGCATCAAGTCGCTGAACTACCTGAACAACATCCTGGCCAAGATCGAAGGCCTCCAGGCCGGCGTGAGCGAAGCCATCATGCTGAACCAGGAAGGCTACGTGGCCGAATGCACCGGCGACAACATCTTCATCGTCCGCCAGGGCGCCCTTCTGACGCCCGGGCTTCACACGGGCATGCTGGACGGCATCACGCGCGGAGTCGTGATCGAACTGGCCCGGAAGGCGGGCATCGAGGTCCGCGAGACGATCCTGACGCGGTTCGACCTCTTCGTGGCGGACGAGTGTTTCCTGACCGGGACGGCGGCCGAGATCATCCCCGTCGTGCGCATCGACGGCCGGTCGATCGGCGACGGCAAGCCGGGCCCCATCACGGGCAGGCTGCTGGGCATGTTCCGCGAGTTGACCCGGAACGGGGGCGAATGA
- a CDS encoding ABC transporter ATP-binding protein yields the protein MSRPDAVLRAQELVKDYRIGRTRLRVLHGVSIEVRRGEQLGIVGPSGAGKSTLLHLLGMLDTPTEGRVFHGETDLAALSGGQRAAWRNRLFGFIFQFYHLLPDFSALENVALPALATAGVRGWRDARARASEKAMHMLEMVRLADRARHRPSQLSGGERQRVAIARALINSPEVLLCDEPTGNLDSEAGRRTLGLLNELRERTGCTLVIVTHDDRIADSADRVVSLVDGRIAS from the coding sequence ATGAGCCGGCCGGACGCCGTACTGCGAGCGCAGGAGCTGGTGAAGGACTACCGCATCGGCCGCACGCGGCTGCGCGTCCTGCACGGCGTCAGCATCGAGGTGCGCCGGGGCGAGCAGCTCGGCATCGTGGGCCCCAGCGGCGCGGGGAAGAGCACCCTGCTGCATCTGCTCGGCATGCTGGACACCCCCACCGAGGGGCGCGTCTTCCATGGCGAGACCGACCTGGCCGCACTCTCCGGCGGGCAGCGGGCGGCCTGGCGCAACCGCCTGTTCGGGTTCATCTTCCAGTTCTACCACCTCCTTCCGGACTTCAGCGCCCTGGAGAACGTGGCGCTGCCCGCGCTGGCCACCGCCGGCGTGCGCGGCTGGCGCGATGCCCGCGCCCGGGCCTCCGAGAAGGCCATGCACATGCTGGAGATGGTCAGGCTCGCCGACCGTGCCCGCCATCGGCCGTCTCAGCTCTCCGGCGGCGAACGCCAGCGCGTGGCCATTGCCCGCGCCCTGATCAACTCCCCGGAGGTGCTGCTCTGCGACGAGCCGACCGGGAACCTGGACAGCGAGGCCGGCCGCCGCACCCTGGGGCTGCTGAATGAACTGCGCGAACGCACCGGCTGCACCCTGGTCATCGTCACGCACGACGACCGCATCGCGGACTCGGCCGACCGCGTCGTGTCCCTCGTGGACGGCCGCATCGCGTCGTAG
- the lysS gene encoding lysine--tRNA ligase: MVLEYEDFRLRKLEELRRLGIDAYGRRFDGAVPVRELLDGFEQRQGETVRAAGRIATLRAMGKATFAHIKDRTGQIQVFFQLNRLGPEVFHVHEQLEPGDIVGVEGELTRTRTGEVTIFVDEFVVLAKALLNPPEKWHGLRDVEKRCRQRYADLFSNDDVAAGFRRRIEIVAAIRTYLQERGFLEVETPMMQVIPGGAAARPFRTHHNALDIDLYLRIAPELYLKRLLVGGMERVFEMNRNFRNEGISTRHNPEYTMLEAYQAYADYRSMMDLTEGLISHLAGDVCGSLRQTFGEREVDFTPPWPRRPFWSLLEEHVGIRRGEVGAIRAQAGRLELEGAATQHPDWLAMQILDKCVEDRLAGPVFVVDYPKTVCPLTKARPDDPELAERFELMVAGMEVANAYTELNDPREQERRFLEQVGHEEERERVDRDFLRALAYGMPPAGGVGIGIDRLVMLLTNSASIREVILFPLLRPEEDL, from the coding sequence ATGGTCCTTGAGTACGAAGACTTCCGACTGCGCAAGCTGGAGGAGTTGCGCCGGCTCGGCATCGACGCCTACGGCCGGCGCTTCGACGGCGCCGTGCCCGTGCGCGAACTGCTCGACGGCTTCGAGCAGCGCCAGGGCGAGACCGTCCGCGCCGCCGGGCGCATCGCCACGCTCCGCGCCATGGGCAAGGCGACCTTCGCCCACATCAAGGACCGTACCGGGCAGATCCAGGTCTTCTTCCAGCTCAACCGCCTCGGGCCGGAGGTGTTCCACGTTCACGAACAGCTCGAACCGGGCGACATCGTCGGCGTGGAGGGCGAGCTGACCCGTACCCGCACCGGCGAGGTCACCATCTTCGTCGACGAGTTCGTCGTGCTCGCCAAGGCCCTGCTGAACCCGCCGGAGAAGTGGCACGGGCTGCGCGACGTCGAGAAGCGCTGCCGGCAGCGGTACGCCGACCTGTTCTCGAACGACGACGTCGCTGCCGGCTTTCGCCGCCGCATCGAGATCGTCGCCGCCATCCGCACCTACCTGCAGGAACGCGGGTTCCTGGAGGTCGAGACCCCGATGATGCAGGTCATCCCGGGGGGCGCCGCCGCGCGCCCCTTCCGCACGCACCACAACGCCCTGGACATCGACCTCTACCTGCGCATCGCCCCGGAGCTGTACCTGAAACGCCTCCTGGTCGGCGGCATGGAACGCGTCTTCGAGATGAACCGCAACTTCCGCAACGAGGGCATCTCGACGCGCCACAACCCCGAGTACACCATGCTGGAGGCCTACCAGGCCTACGCCGACTACCGTTCGATGATGGACCTGACCGAGGGCCTCATCAGCCACCTGGCGGGCGACGTCTGCGGCTCGCTGCGGCAGACCTTCGGCGAACGGGAGGTCGACTTCACGCCGCCCTGGCCCCGCCGGCCGTTCTGGAGCCTGCTGGAGGAGCACGTGGGCATCCGGCGCGGCGAGGTCGGCGCCATCCGCGCGCAGGCCGGCCGGCTGGAGCTGGAGGGCGCCGCCACGCAGCACCCCGACTGGCTGGCCATGCAGATCCTCGACAAGTGCGTGGAGGACCGGCTCGCCGGCCCCGTCTTCGTGGTCGACTACCCCAAGACCGTCTGCCCGCTGACCAAGGCCCGCCCGGACGACCCTGAACTGGCCGAACGGTTCGAACTCATGGTGGCCGGCATGGAGGTCGCCAACGCCTACACGGAGCTGAACGACCCCCGGGAGCAGGAACGGCGCTTCCTGGAGCAGGTCGGGCACGAGGAGGAGCGCGAGCGCGTGGACCGCGACTTCCTGCGCGCCCTTGCCTACGGCATGCCGCCGGCCGGCGGCGTGGGCATCGGCATCGACCGTCTCGTCATGCTCCTGACGAACAGTGCCTCGATCCGCGAGGTGATCCTGTTCCCCCTGCTGCGCCCGGAAGAAGACCTCTGA